One window of Maridesulfovibrio ferrireducens genomic DNA carries:
- a CDS encoding nucleoside triphosphate pyrophosphatase — translation MKIYNTLKSLVLGSGSPRREELLSSIGLNFKIDPATCDEPPARAGQLPEDYAIEMALMKARNVAISNPQTIVIGADTIVACDMDILGKPSDKTNAIETLKSLCGRSHKVITGCAIISENGEETSYAVTTEVEFINCDEAALKAYVATGEPDDKAGSYAIQGQGAFLVKGICGSYTNVVGLPLARIMESLISIGAVSPVESE, via the coding sequence ATGAAGATATATAATACATTAAAATCATTAGTACTCGGTTCCGGGTCACCTCGGAGAGAGGAACTGCTCTCATCTATTGGACTAAATTTTAAAATTGATCCTGCAACTTGTGATGAACCGCCAGCCCGTGCAGGACAATTGCCGGAAGATTATGCTATTGAAATGGCTTTAATGAAAGCAAGAAATGTAGCTATTTCAAACCCGCAGACTATAGTTATAGGGGCGGATACTATTGTTGCATGCGATATGGATATTCTCGGCAAACCGTCCGACAAAACAAACGCCATTGAAACGCTGAAAAGCCTATGTGGACGATCTCATAAAGTAATTACAGGTTGCGCTATAATTTCCGAGAACGGCGAAGAAACAAGTTATGCAGTTACAACCGAAGTTGAATTTATCAATTGTGACGAAGCTGCATTAAAAGCTTACGTTGCAACCGGAGAACCGGATGATAAAGCTGGATCTTATGCTATTCAGGGACAGGGGGCCTTTTTAGTCAAAGGAATATGCGGTTCATACACAAACGTCGTAGGATTACCTCTGGCACGTATAATGGAATCGTTAATTTCAATTGGTGCTGTATCCCCTGTTGAAAGCGAATAA
- a CDS encoding EAL domain-containing protein, with product MSQNNNITNLPSKKNNTIKLADSIPESSEILESFLNCAGHAAIIKDSSLKYLAVNNAFMNQISHKSSKDIIGKIDQEILKHLTTKEQIAQIEKYDRIALNLPKGEHVTLEVSFYDQNGIESTFRAKKFPIWDQNNDLMGVGTLTADITEIKTTENELLTIRQKLNNHIKTQEQTLHEANENIQFMSNVFKNTLDGIIITDAAGHALQINPAFTEITGYTLDDIKGKNPRILKSDNHNAEFYKEMWASLKTIGKWDGELWNRRKNGEIYPQRLSISAIYDSNHNVTHYLGVNNDVSELKRKEQKINFYAYHDVLTNLPNFRLFSDRLRTEIKKCSIKKCQIALLYIDFDDFKKVNDSLGYRVGDKLLKAFAEKVKKLIKGSDLFARIGSDEFAIALVDFKNINSLMLFSRKIRSLLRDPFKIEGYEIFITVSIGISTYPDDSQTAETLLQHAATAMHQMKGENGVGSEVRFYTSQMLIRAQNKIDMESAIRKGLSSNEFVPFYQAKINSETGKVIGMEALARWVKEDGTIIPPGQFIEFAESLNLIGNIDSQIMKISIKDMADWEKAGHKDLIVSVNVSSKELEDPSFSSNVINALDKYKLNKKQLEIEITESLIMKNVEQKIQLLKTLSETGIRISIDDFGTGYSSLSYLKKLPINTLKIDISFIRDILTDPNDMAIVSAIISMAGKMGLDVIAEGVEHAGQIELLKNEGCNLIQGFYYSKPLPKVDFIKFLEGHA from the coding sequence ATGTCGCAAAATAATAACATTACAAACTTACCCAGCAAAAAAAACAATACTATAAAACTCGCTGACAGTATTCCTGAAAGTTCTGAAATTCTTGAGTCTTTTTTAAATTGTGCTGGACATGCTGCAATTATCAAAGACTCTTCACTCAAATATCTGGCTGTAAACAATGCCTTTATGAATCAAATCAGCCACAAAAGCAGTAAAGATATCATTGGTAAGATAGATCAAGAGATACTTAAACACCTGACCACAAAAGAACAGATTGCACAGATCGAAAAATATGACCGGATTGCGCTTAATCTCCCCAAAGGCGAACATGTCACGTTAGAAGTATCCTTCTACGATCAAAATGGTATTGAATCCACTTTTCGCGCTAAAAAATTTCCCATATGGGACCAGAACAATGATTTGATGGGAGTAGGAACGCTTACTGCCGACATAACTGAAATAAAGACCACAGAAAACGAACTTCTGACAATCCGTCAAAAACTCAATAACCATATTAAAACCCAAGAACAAACACTGCATGAGGCCAATGAAAACATTCAGTTTATGAGCAATGTTTTTAAAAACACACTGGACGGAATTATAATCACAGATGCCGCCGGTCACGCTCTGCAGATAAACCCGGCTTTCACTGAAATTACGGGCTACACCCTTGATGATATTAAAGGTAAAAATCCGCGGATATTAAAATCGGACAACCATAACGCTGAATTCTACAAAGAGATGTGGGCTTCCTTAAAAACCATCGGAAAATGGGATGGAGAACTGTGGAATCGTCGTAAAAACGGTGAAATATACCCTCAACGACTCAGCATCAGTGCTATTTATGATTCCAATCACAACGTAACCCACTATTTAGGCGTTAACAATGATGTGAGCGAACTTAAGCGTAAAGAACAAAAAATTAACTTTTACGCCTATCACGATGTACTCACCAATCTCCCGAATTTCAGACTGTTCTCTGATCGGTTACGAACAGAAATAAAAAAATGCTCAATAAAAAAATGTCAAATTGCCTTACTTTATATAGACTTTGACGATTTTAAAAAAGTTAATGATTCTCTAGGTTACCGTGTTGGAGATAAACTTCTGAAAGCTTTCGCTGAAAAAGTTAAAAAACTCATAAAAGGTTCTGACCTTTTCGCTAGAATTGGAAGTGATGAGTTCGCCATTGCTTTAGTCGACTTTAAAAATATCAATTCACTCATGCTTTTTTCTAGAAAAATCAGAAGCTTGCTTCGAGATCCATTTAAAATTGAAGGATATGAAATTTTCATAACAGTAAGCATCGGAATTTCTACCTACCCGGATGATTCTCAAACAGCAGAAACGCTTCTGCAACATGCTGCTACAGCTATGCATCAAATGAAGGGTGAGAACGGGGTTGGAAGCGAAGTAAGATTTTATACATCTCAAATGCTGATACGTGCTCAAAATAAAATTGATATGGAATCTGCTATCCGAAAGGGATTGTCATCCAATGAATTTGTTCCTTTCTATCAGGCCAAAATCAATTCTGAAACAGGAAAAGTAATTGGAATGGAAGCTCTTGCCCGCTGGGTAAAAGAGGACGGCACAATTATTCCTCCCGGACAATTTATAGAATTTGCAGAATCACTTAATCTGATCGGAAACATAGACAGTCAGATTATGAAAATTTCTATTAAAGATATGGCTGACTGGGAAAAAGCAGGTCATAAAGACCTAATAGTTTCCGTAAATGTTTCATCAAAAGAACTTGAAGATCCATCTTTTTCAAGCAATGTTATCAATGCCTTAGATAAATATAAATTAAATAAAAAACAGTTGGAAATTGAAATAACCGAATCTTTGATTATGAAAAATGTTGAACAAAAAATTCAACTTTTAAAAACTTTGAGTGAAACCGGAATTAGAATTTCTATTGACGATTTCGGAACAGGGTATTCCTCGCTCAGCTACCTTAAAAAACTCCCCATCAACACGCTTAAAATTGACATATCATTTATAAGAGACATTTTAACAGATCCAAATGATATGGCTATTGTTTCAGCGATAATCAGCATGGCCGGGAAAATGGGACTTGATGTTATTGCAGAAGGGGTGGAGCATGCTGGCCAAATAGAACTACTTAAAAATGAAGGATGTAACCTGATACAAGGGTTCTACTACTCAAAACCATTACCAAAGGTAGATTTTATAAAGTTTTTGGAAGGACACGCGTAA
- a CDS encoding phage regulatory CII family protein, with translation MIESITKMTQDVVLEGTSPAKEVAQKIGKPYSTLLREINPFDQNAKLGAGTLLDILKATNEVRLLEHMAKSIGYTVKPNKVHPA, from the coding sequence ATGATTGAATCAATCACCAAAATGACACAAGATGTAGTACTTGAAGGCACCAGTCCTGCTAAGGAAGTCGCTCAAAAAATTGGCAAACCATATTCAACACTCCTGAGAGAAATTAATCCTTTTGATCAGAACGCCAAACTTGGAGCCGGAACATTACTTGATATTCTAAAAGCAACGAATGAAGTAAGGCTACTTGAACATATGGCAAAAAGCATTGGGTATACAGTTAAGCCGAATAAAGTCCATCCAGCTTAA
- a CDS encoding phosphatidylglycerophosphatase A codes for MKKMYSKILVNAATLGPVGYLPKAPGTWGSAAAAITAPFCFYPFPISIKIFILILLFVFGAIASSEAEIQLGKKDPGCVIIDEVLGQWVTYLPFGLMTGSQIIAGFIFFRFFDILKPWPIKQSEKWLKSGWGVMIDDLFAGIYAAIALWLFRMI; via the coding sequence ATGAAAAAAATGTATAGCAAAATACTCGTCAATGCTGCCACCCTCGGTCCTGTAGGCTACCTGCCAAAAGCTCCCGGAACGTGGGGATCTGCTGCTGCAGCGATTACGGCGCCGTTCTGTTTTTATCCATTTCCCATTTCAATCAAAATTTTCATCTTGATTTTACTTTTCGTATTTGGGGCAATAGCCAGCTCTGAAGCGGAAATTCAGCTGGGCAAAAAAGATCCAGGATGCGTTATAATTGATGAGGTTCTTGGACAGTGGGTAACATATCTGCCCTTCGGACTAATGACGGGATCGCAGATTATCGCAGGATTTATTTTTTTCAGATTTTTCGACATCCTCAAACCATGGCCCATTAAGCAATCTGAAAAATGGTTAAAATCCGGCTGGGGCGTTATGATTGATGACCTGTTTGCAGGTATCTACGCAGCTATAGCACTCTGGCTTTTCAGAATGATCTAA
- the pal gene encoding peptidoglycan-associated lipoprotein Pal, whose amino-acid sequence MKARAIILCVAFMLIVSLGAGCSKKRVESSTASPAVEERMNNQQENERLRQEEAARQEREKELQEQALEDERKAVEVKKEFEVAVVELGNIVHFDFDSFEIKQEYRPLLQAKAELLKKFSNVTIVIEGFCDERGTEEYNLALGERRARAAYEFLILLGVAPERLSIVSFGEENPIDPAHNETAWEMNRRAQFRLAY is encoded by the coding sequence ATGAAAGCTAGAGCTATAATTTTGTGTGTGGCGTTCATGTTGATCGTCAGTTTGGGTGCCGGGTGTTCTAAGAAGCGTGTTGAGTCTTCAACTGCATCTCCTGCTGTTGAGGAAAGAATGAATAACCAGCAGGAAAACGAAAGACTCAGACAGGAAGAGGCGGCTAGGCAGGAAAGAGAAAAAGAACTTCAGGAACAGGCTCTTGAAGATGAGCGTAAGGCTGTTGAAGTTAAAAAAGAATTTGAAGTCGCGGTTGTTGAGTTGGGAAATATAGTCCATTTTGATTTTGATTCTTTTGAAATCAAACAAGAATATCGTCCTTTACTACAAGCTAAGGCTGAATTGCTAAAGAAATTTTCCAATGTAACAATTGTTATTGAAGGGTTCTGCGATGAACGCGGAACGGAAGAATACAATCTTGCACTGGGTGAGCGTCGTGCGCGTGCTGCTTATGAATTTTTGATTTTGCTTGGAGTCGCTCCGGAAAGACTTAGCATTGTAAGTTTCGGAGAAGAAAATCCCATTGATCCTGCTCATAATGAGACAGCTTGGGAAATGAACCGCAGGGCTCAATTCAGATTGGCTTACTAA
- a CDS encoding protein tolB, whose protein sequence is MSKRNYSYLQTGVVVFVTALMLFVFSTVNTKAADTLSVDIYGPGQRKINIILLPPQTLPEGKYSGAKGNNLPLPSEAGTFEGDIQKNLAYLPFLNFVPLSSILGGNPAHGVTPGDVDLKPLRLSKVDLVLTTGWEIQPNEEKVLKIRVIGTYNGRTILGKQYSRVTEEMLPLIADKFSSYLMKILTGRDGFFDSKIAFVRKTGKNKEIFTVSPQGRNLRQLSSLGGVNLSPNWAPDGKKLVFTRLGSRQHLLCIWDKSTGKIDQKAFPGNTVIGPAFLPDGNLAVTLTMNGDSDIFLVNGSYKPQKALAKSWAIEVSPDFDRTGSKMVFTSGRFGNPHIFILDMVTGQVDRVTREGKYNTNPTISPDGRFVAFSRQTPLGHRIFVHDMNSGQERQLTFGPGNDEDPAFGPDGYFLAFSSSRSGDYKIYLTTRHGDSAMEVPTGVGIATAPAWGKADKS, encoded by the coding sequence ATGAGCAAAAGAAATTATTCTTATTTGCAGACTGGTGTCGTTGTTTTTGTCACGGCATTAATGCTTTTCGTGTTTTCTACGGTTAATACCAAAGCCGCAGATACTCTCTCCGTAGATATCTACGGGCCGGGGCAACGTAAAATTAATATTATTCTGCTGCCTCCGCAGACTTTGCCGGAAGGCAAGTATAGTGGAGCAAAAGGCAATAATTTGCCTTTGCCGTCTGAAGCTGGAACTTTTGAAGGGGATATTCAGAAGAATCTGGCATATCTTCCTTTTTTAAATTTTGTACCGCTTTCCAGTATCTTGGGGGGTAATCCTGCACACGGAGTAACTCCCGGAGACGTTGATCTAAAGCCTCTCCGCCTTTCAAAGGTGGATCTTGTTTTGACAACAGGATGGGAAATTCAGCCTAACGAGGAAAAAGTTCTTAAAATTAGAGTTATCGGAACGTATAATGGGCGTACAATTTTAGGGAAGCAGTATTCAAGAGTGACTGAAGAGATGCTTCCGCTGATTGCGGATAAGTTCAGTTCTTATTTGATGAAAATACTGACCGGGCGTGATGGCTTTTTTGATTCAAAGATAGCTTTTGTGAGGAAGACTGGAAAAAATAAAGAAATTTTTACGGTAAGTCCACAAGGCAGAAATCTACGTCAGCTTAGTTCCTTAGGTGGTGTAAATCTTAGTCCCAATTGGGCGCCGGACGGTAAGAAACTTGTATTCACAAGGCTTGGTTCAAGGCAGCATTTACTTTGCATATGGGATAAGAGTACAGGAAAGATTGATCAAAAAGCGTTCCCCGGAAATACTGTTATCGGGCCGGCTTTTTTGCCTGATGGAAATTTAGCGGTAACTCTGACCATGAACGGGGATTCAGATATTTTTCTGGTTAACGGCAGTTATAAGCCGCAAAAAGCTTTAGCAAAAAGCTGGGCGATTGAAGTTTCTCCAGATTTTGACCGAACTGGAAGTAAGATGGTTTTTACTTCGGGAAGATTTGGTAATCCGCATATCTTCATTTTGGATATGGTGACAGGGCAGGTTGACCGCGTAACGCGTGAAGGAAAGTATAATACTAATCCGACAATCAGTCCTGATGGACGGTTTGTAGCTTTTTCGCGTCAGACTCCTTTGGGACACAGGATTTTTGTTCATGATATGAATTCCGGACAGGAGAGACAGCTTACATTCGGGCCCGGTAATGATGAAGATCCTGCATTTGGTCCTGATGGGTATTTCTTAGCTTTTTCGTCAAGCCGGAGTGGAGATTATAAAATATATTTAACCACCCGCCATGGTGATTCTGCTATGGAGGTTCCGACTGGAGTCGGCATTGCGACTGCTCCTGCGTGGGGTAAGGCTGATAAATCATAG
- a CDS encoding TonB family protein: MRIIGLLISLLLHAGIIILAMTWSASSPVKISLDMPVYQVDLVSLAPAPQAPKVATAPVSKPSAHLSKPEAIPLPEDAALKKIPKAPANPIKAPESKPIPKPIAKPVPKPELKVEKISSKKIKTTNPPKKKVEKPEVKKQEKKVAPVKKASKEKVVPKKPVKPKMTAEEALAADLASIGQLVEKKEKAKQRAVAKDLASLTGTAQSTAVQASADGTAGASGLVQVYGAIVMQEVKKHWRYPVFGQKDNLSARVQVSLKASGEIIDIKLLDSSGNVDFDDSVLTALRDTEVLPEPPGSSIRTIIVNFNLHDLDQ, translated from the coding sequence ATGAGAATTATCGGTCTCTTAATCTCATTACTGCTACACGCGGGTATAATTATTCTGGCTATGACATGGTCGGCTTCTTCGCCTGTGAAAATTTCTCTTGATATGCCTGTTTATCAGGTTGATCTTGTTTCTCTTGCTCCAGCTCCTCAGGCTCCCAAAGTTGCAACTGCTCCGGTCAGTAAACCTTCTGCACATCTTTCAAAACCTGAAGCGATTCCTCTTCCTGAAGATGCTGCACTTAAAAAGATACCCAAAGCTCCGGCAAATCCAATAAAAGCTCCTGAATCAAAACCGATTCCGAAACCGATAGCTAAACCTGTACCTAAGCCGGAGCTTAAAGTTGAAAAAATTTCTTCAAAGAAAATAAAAACGACCAATCCTCCTAAAAAGAAAGTAGAGAAACCTGAAGTTAAAAAGCAGGAGAAGAAGGTTGCTCCGGTTAAGAAAGCTTCGAAAGAGAAAGTGGTTCCTAAAAAGCCGGTCAAGCCAAAAATGACGGCTGAAGAAGCTTTGGCTGCGGACCTTGCCTCAATTGGGCAGTTGGTGGAAAAGAAAGAAAAGGCGAAGCAAAGGGCTGTTGCTAAGGATTTAGCTTCTCTTACAGGCACAGCGCAGTCAACGGCTGTGCAGGCTTCTGCTGACGGGACTGCCGGAGCGTCCGGTCTTGTTCAGGTTTACGGAGCCATTGTAATGCAGGAAGTTAAAAAGCATTGGCGATATCCGGTTTTTGGACAGAAAGATAATCTATCTGCGCGCGTACAAGTTTCATTAAAAGCTTCAGGTGAAATCATTGATATTAAACTTCTTGATTCTTCGGGAAATGTAGATTTTGATGATTCAGTTTTGACTGCTTTGAGAGACACCGAGGTTCTACCTGAACCACCGGGAAGTTCAATTCGAACTATCATTGTTAACTTTAACCTGCATGACCTTGATCAGTAG
- the tolR gene encoding protein TolR: MGMYTNNRGMLAEINVTPFVDVMLVLLIIFMVTAPLMTQGVEVDLPQTRTVRSLPQDNEHLVLSINDKGEIFLDEYKVDFNELQGHLEKLVKKQNKMLFLRADKSVPYGEVVRVMGEIKAAGIDRMGVVAEPAEQNRKK, encoded by the coding sequence ATGGGAATGTACACTAACAACCGGGGAATGCTGGCTGAAATAAACGTTACTCCCTTTGTTGATGTTATGCTGGTGCTCTTGATCATTTTTATGGTTACAGCCCCGTTAATGACTCAGGGCGTTGAAGTTGATTTACCGCAAACCCGCACAGTCCGTTCCCTTCCACAGGACAATGAGCATCTTGTTTTATCGATAAATGATAAGGGCGAGATCTTTCTTGATGAATATAAAGTCGACTTTAATGAATTGCAGGGGCATCTTGAAAAGCTGGTGAAGAAGCAGAATAAAATGCTTTTTCTAAGGGCCGATAAAAGTGTTCCTTACGGTGAAGTTGTCCGAGTTATGGGCGAGATTAAAGCTGCGGGTATCGACAGAATGGGAGTTGTGGCTGAGCCAGCAGAACAGAATCGTAAAAAATAA
- a CDS encoding MotA/TolQ/ExbB proton channel family protein, which produces MDFLPQGGIFAMLGSASIVVKVVLCLLAGMSLWSWTIIFWKLISLGKARSLVLKGNQIMEDADSLSSGLTAINKTKSSPLNRIGSAAVKEYRILEKSAVSPSHKRRLIKDTLRRILRQRVSSEMKRLSTSLSFLATCANGAPFIGLFGTVWGIMNSFHAIGTAKSAALSAVAPGISEALVATAIGLVVAIPATISYNFFLGVLGGIETEMVNFAGVFLNRVEREVSWVEPASKHGSDSEDDSSAEV; this is translated from the coding sequence ATGGATTTTTTACCTCAGGGCGGAATTTTCGCCATGCTCGGGTCCGCTTCAATCGTGGTAAAAGTGGTGCTTTGTCTCCTTGCAGGCATGTCTCTCTGGAGCTGGACAATTATTTTCTGGAAACTTATTTCTCTTGGCAAAGCAAGGTCTCTTGTTCTTAAAGGAAATCAAATTATGGAAGATGCAGATTCGTTATCTTCCGGTTTGACGGCAATTAATAAAACAAAATCATCTCCGTTGAACCGTATTGGTTCCGCCGCGGTTAAAGAGTACCGTATTCTTGAAAAATCCGCAGTCAGTCCGAGTCATAAACGTAGGTTGATTAAAGATACTTTGCGCAGAATTTTGAGGCAGAGAGTCAGTTCAGAAATGAAAAGATTGTCAACTTCTCTTTCCTTTCTAGCTACTTGCGCAAACGGTGCCCCGTTTATCGGTCTTTTCGGCACTGTCTGGGGAATTATGAATTCCTTCCATGCCATCGGAACAGCAAAGTCCGCAGCTCTTTCAGCAGTTGCTCCCGGTATCTCTGAAGCTCTGGTTGCAACAGCAATCGGTCTTGTTGTCGCGATACCGGCAACAATATCTTATAACTTTTTCCTTGGAGTTCTCGGCGGAATTGAAACTGAAATGGTCAATTTTGCAGGAGTGTTCCTTAATAGAGTAGAAAGAGAAGTTTCATGGGTTGAGCCTGCATCCAAACATGGTAGCGATAGCGAAGATGATTCTTCCGCAGAGGTGTAG
- a CDS encoding NAD-dependent deacylase, translating to MSSEQIKLDRTALENAIKLIANARCAVAMTGAGFSVASGIPDFRSPGGIWSKHDPEKVASIRALKSDPVTVWKFLLELVRMTQKCEPNPAHFALSELEASGNIKGVITQNIDGLHQRAGSVNVIEFHGNCSHFFCSECFAVYEAKDVFKFDAKKLPIKCAECSGIVRPDLVFYGEQIPPQAYQDAFDLADQADLVLVAGTSGEVVPASLIPPRIKSNGGKIIEINKVPSAYHAMSDVFIEGTVEDVLPVIVQNIIK from the coding sequence ATGTCGTCTGAGCAGATTAAATTAGACCGGACTGCATTGGAAAATGCTATTAAGTTGATAGCGAATGCGCGATGCGCTGTGGCAATGACAGGTGCGGGATTCTCTGTAGCAAGCGGTATTCCTGATTTTCGCAGTCCCGGCGGTATCTGGTCCAAGCATGATCCTGAAAAAGTAGCATCAATCAGAGCCTTGAAGTCTGATCCTGTAACGGTTTGGAAATTCCTTTTGGAACTTGTTCGCATGACTCAGAAATGCGAACCTAATCCAGCACATTTTGCCTTATCTGAGCTTGAAGCCTCGGGGAATATTAAAGGCGTTATTACACAAAATATCGATGGCCTGCATCAGCGGGCAGGTTCTGTTAATGTCATAGAATTTCACGGCAATTGCAGTCATTTTTTCTGTTCAGAGTGTTTCGCAGTTTATGAGGCGAAAGACGTCTTTAAATTTGATGCTAAAAAACTTCCGATCAAATGCGCGGAGTGTTCAGGGATTGTTCGTCCAGATCTTGTTTTTTACGGTGAACAGATTCCGCCGCAGGCATATCAAGACGCTTTTGATTTAGCTGATCAGGCTGATCTTGTACTTGTTGCCGGAACCTCCGGTGAAGTTGTTCCAGCAAGCTTAATTCCGCCTCGAATTAAAAGTAATGGCGGAAAGATAATAGAAATTAATAAAGTTCCATCCGCTTATCACGCGATGAGTGATGTTTTTATTGAAGGTACTGTTGAAGATGTTTTGCCTGTAATAGTGCAGAATATAATTAAATAA
- a CDS encoding histidinol phosphate phosphatase domain-containing protein — translation MIDFHTHTVFSDGELIPAELARRARIAGYRALAMTDHADSSNIEIILENIHRFAKKHGHFFDIDVFSGVELTHVPPGLIGEMVDQARDLGAQIVVVHGETIVEPVAEGTNLSAIEAKVDILAHPGLVTEVEVKLAAEYGVHLEITTRKGHSLTNGHVVALARKFGAKLVINNDAHAPGDLVSREIRRKIALGAGMTPQEYEQSEENSRQLVQQMMKRGS, via the coding sequence ATGATAGATTTTCATACACATACAGTATTCAGTGACGGTGAATTGATTCCCGCGGAGCTGGCTCGCAGAGCTAGAATTGCGGGATATCGTGCGCTTGCTATGACCGATCATGCCGATTCCAGTAATATTGAGATCATTCTTGAAAATATTCACCGTTTCGCCAAGAAGCACGGCCACTTTTTTGATATAGATGTTTTCAGTGGCGTGGAACTTACTCACGTTCCTCCCGGATTGATTGGTGAAATGGTTGATCAGGCGAGAGATCTGGGCGCGCAGATAGTTGTCGTTCACGGTGAAACAATAGTTGAACCTGTTGCAGAAGGAACGAATCTTTCAGCGATTGAAGCGAAGGTTGATATTCTTGCTCATCCGGGTCTGGTTACTGAAGTAGAGGTTAAGCTTGCAGCAGAATACGGTGTCCATCTTGAAATCACTACCCGTAAGGGACACAGTCTGACTAATGGTCATGTTGTAGCGTTAGCACGCAAGTTCGGTGCAAAGCTTGTAATTAACAATGACGCACACGCGCCGGGCGATTTAGTCAGCCGTGAAATACGTCGTAAGATTGCGCTTGGTGCAGGTATGACTCCGCAGGAATATGAACAATCTGAAGAAAACTCTCGCCAACTTGTACAGCAGATGATGAAACGCGGCAGCTAA
- a CDS encoding bifunctional nuclease family protein, whose product MVEMKVYGLAVDNDSDAPVLVLKNEEQEIVLPIWIGAIEAMAISLVLDEVAFPRPMTHDLLLDAIHALGGKVVSVDIVDIEKGTFYAEIIIDSNGEVKAIDSRPSDAIALAVRAGCPVRVSQKVVDIAGTKETESKLVKDTGHSDEFEELSPDDFKYKM is encoded by the coding sequence ATGGTAGAAATGAAGGTTTACGGATTGGCGGTTGATAATGACTCCGACGCTCCGGTACTTGTTCTTAAAAATGAAGAACAGGAAATCGTTCTACCTATCTGGATAGGCGCAATTGAAGCTATGGCTATTTCACTTGTGCTTGATGAAGTGGCTTTCCCCAGGCCTATGACACATGACTTGCTTCTGGATGCAATCCATGCCCTTGGCGGAAAAGTTGTCTCTGTTGATATCGTTGATATTGAAAAGGGAACTTTTTACGCTGAAATAATTATTGACAGTAACGGTGAGGTCAAAGCAATTGATTCCCGCCCATCTGATGCAATAGCTCTTGCGGTAAGAGCCGGATGCCCTGTGCGGGTGTCTCAGAAAGTGGTTGATATTGCCGGAACAAAAGAGACTGAATCGAAACTTGTTAAAGATACTGGTCATAGTGATGAATTTGAAGAGCTTTCGCCTGACGACTTCAAGTATAAAATGTAG